TCTAAATTGGCTTGTTTCATTTGTTCTGCGGCCTGACTCATACCTCTGGCTACTTCTTGTCTGAATAAAGCCACACCTTGACCACGAAGACGGGCTGCTTCTCTTTCCGCTTCTGCTGCAATTTTAATGGCATTACCTTCTGCCTCTGCAGCTTTTGTTTTGGTGATCAACAAAGCCTGACCTTCATTTTCTGCTGCAGCTTTGAGGTTATTACTGGCAACCACTTTACTCATGCTTTCCATGATACGGGCATCGAAAGTGATATCATTGATCTGTAAGTCCTGTAAATGGTAACCCCAGTCTTCCAGTGAAATATCGATCTGTTCCTTCACGAACTCGACGATCTCTCTGCGAAGCAATAATATCTCAGCCTGACGCTTCGTTGCTACATAAGAACGAATGCTACCTTCTACAGTTCTGATCAGTGCCTGCATCAGGTCTTTATCACTAATGAATTTGAATGCTACATTCTTGATGGTTTCTTCATCCTGATTCAATACTGAATACAGCAGCATGCTCTTAAAATTCACATTTGCCTGATCGATGGTTACTGCCTGAAACTCTAATTCCACAGAGCGGTTTTGAATACTGACTGTTTTAAATACCTGTTCCAGTAAC
Above is a genomic segment from Sediminibacterium sp. KACHI17 containing:
- a CDS encoding SPFH domain-containing protein, which translates into the protein MEFLTNFGWIIVLILLAFLSLVTVNQGTIAVLTMFGKYRRILRPGLNVKIPLLEQVFKTVSIQNRSVELEFQAVTIDQANVNFKSMLLYSVLNQDEETIKNVAFKFISDKDLMQALIRTVEGSIRSYVATKRQAEILLLRREIVEFVKEQIDISLEDWGYHLQDLQINDITFDARIMESMSKVVASNNLKAAAENEGQALLITKTKAAEAEGNAIKIAAEAEREAARLRGQGVALFRQEVARGMSQAAEQMKQANLDTNVILFSMWTEAVKNFAEYGKGNVIFLDGSASGMDRTMQQIMAMMKMKEGNNS